The following coding sequences lie in one Glycine max cultivar Williams 82 chromosome 19, Glycine_max_v4.0, whole genome shotgun sequence genomic window:
- the LOC102667411 gene encoding uncharacterized protein: MAAIDDSNPFTLHSFDHPGIALVSHPLTGDNYNSWKKAMRMALHGKNKYGFVDGSIPEPALGHSTHALWHRNAYDSIVSSWLLNSLSKEMQVSILHCSSVKTIWDDLQERFEQRNGPLIFQLKHELITLQQGSMFVSSFYSKLRSLWESLS; encoded by the coding sequence ATGGCTGCCATTGATGATTCTAACCCCTTCACTCTTCATTCTTTCGACCATCCTGGCATTGCCTTAGTTTCTCATCCTCTTACCGGTGACAACTACAATTCTTGGAAGAAAGCAATGCGCATGGCTCTTCATGGGAAGAACAAATATGGGTTTGTCGATGGTTCAATTCCTGAACCTGCTTTGGGTCACTCCACTCATGCTTTGTGGCATCGCAACGCGTATGATAGTATCGTTTCTTCCTGGCTCCTTAATTCTTTATCCAAAGAAATGCAAGTCAGTATCTTACATTGTTCTTCTGTCAAAACAATCTGGGATGATCTTCAAGAACGTTTCGAGCAACGAAATGGtcctttaatttttcaacttaagCATGAATTGATCACTCTGCAACAAGGTTCCATGTTTGTTTCCTCTTTCTACTCTAAGCTTCGTTCTCTGTGGGAGTCATTATCATAA
- the LOC102659552 gene encoding protein GLUTAMINE DUMPER 5: MGHANASNSTTMALAPSASLKSFTSPIPYLFGGLALMLALIGLALLILACSYSKNYSLDGNEDKAKRATGMEVDSEPKIVVIMAGDSNPTYMAKPVPSTHHTEEAD; encoded by the coding sequence ATGGGTCATGCAAATGCAAGCAACAGCACCACCATGGCTTTGGCACCAAGTGCTAGTTTAAAAAGCTTTACCTCTCCAATTCCCTATCTCTTTGGTGGCCTAGCCCTCATGCTTGCACTCATAGGATTGGCATTACTTATCCTAGCTTGctcttatagtaaaaattattcattggaTGGTAATGAAGACAAAGCGAAGAGGGCAACGGGAATGGAGGTTGATTCAGAGCCCAAGATTGTTGTTATAATGGCTGGAGATAGCAACCCCACTTACATGGCCAAGCCCGTGCCATCCACACACCATACTGAAGAAGCAGATTAG